AGCAACATTACCCTCCACTCCcctgctttttcttttcatataATGTAAGATTTCAAACGCTATATGCACACTGTCAATTATTGACCTTCCAAAGACAAAAACAGACTGATATTCACTAATAACCtttggaaaaataatttttagccTATTTGACAATACTTTTGATATAACCTTATAAATTACATTACATAAGGAAATAGGTCGGTAATTTGCCACAGACTTAGGTACTTCACCCTTTGGTATTAACATAATCACCGTATCATTCACCCCAACAAGGAATTCCATCCTCTCCAACCATCCTATGCACGCCTCAAACACCTCTTGACCGATATACTTCCAAAAATGCGGATAGAATTTCGGATTCAGTCCATCTGATCCTGGTGCTTTGTCCGGATGCATTTGGAAGACCACTCCTTTGGATATTATATCTTATTTTTTGATAtatgaatttttatatttaattaaagataattatatatatatatatatatatatatatatatatatatatatatatatatatttatattgttaTCGGTCTTCCAATCTGTTTTAAAAACATTGAAGaaaattcacaaaaaaaaaaaaaattgagaaaatgtattttattagaaattaattttaatgggaaaataaaaaaaatcagtattattttttataattttcctttttaaaattgttacagtaaaacctctatataggaatactctatataagaataatctccaatttgttataaaaaaattcggtcccaacttggaccggttataaataagaataaccttccaaatgttaattgttatacataatccaagtcccacctttagaaactatacctctgtataggaataattatgtaaataatgtatatatgtattaaggatttaaacaaaatttattaaaaaatttaaaaattattgagattaaatatgagttgacacacaaattccaactttaactataaattcttaccattttcccataaaactcttttcttatgtattggaaactaaactcaaaactcttccaattctttaagtattggaaataaaactcgtagacttgatatgctaaacattaaatttataaactttaagtgttgattttttttttgggtactataacctcccaattgttatacaaattgtcCAGTCCCAAACGTATTCCTATGTAGAGGTTTGActgtattattatttatttattttaaacatcagTATTTGACAAAACCTAAATATTGGCTCTTACGAGGCCTCCTTCCCTCTCAATCTCTTCCCTTTCTCTGTCTTTTCAGACTCCATTGCTATTCGTAAACCGAAGACTCCATAGCTATTCCATTTTCACTTCCAATTCTCTACTTCACATTTTCCTTTCATATGGCTTCCAAATTGGGCAACAATTTAATCAGAAATGTGTTTTCTCAAATTCAAAAACGTTTTCTTCAATCTTCTGCAACCCTTTCCTCCACTCCTCCATTACCCAATACCGcaacttcttcatcatcatttaCAGTTCAATTCCTCGTCAATGCGTGCGGGCTTCCTTTAAAATCTGCTATTTCTGTCTCCAACAAAATTCAACTTGACGAAACGAATCCACAAAAGCCTCAATCTGTGATTCAACTCCTTAAATCGCATCATTTCAGCGATACGCAGGTGGCTAAATTGATTGTCAGTCACCCTAGAATTCTCAACGTCAAAGTCAAAAGCAACCTTCAGCCCAAACTTGAGTACTTCGTAGAAAATGGCTTTGCAGGTGAGCTTCTTCCGCAGATCATTGTTTCAAACCCCTCTGCTATTTTTTGGTCTTTagattctaaaattaaaccatGTGTTGAGTTCTTAAGGTCATTTCTTCACAGTAATGAGAAAATTGCAACTGCTATTATGCGTACTCGATggttgcttgatgttgatcgaaTAGTGCGATCAAATGTTAATTTTTTGATGAAAGAGGGAGTTCCTTCTCATGGTATAGGAAAAATTATATTGTTCGGTAGAGTGTTATCTCAAAACCCTGAAACCGTGATTTACGCAGTGAATGCTGTTAAGAATCTGGGTCTTGAACCAAATGCCCCTATGTTCATACATGCTCTTAGAGTGATGGTATCAATGCCGCCATTGATTTGGCAAAAGAaaattgggtttatgaagagtATAGGATGGAATGAAGAGGAGATTTTAAAAGCTTTCAATCGGTATCCTTATTGTTTAGCTTTTTCAGAGGCGAAAATCAAGAATGCATTCCATTTCTACTTGAATACTATGAAGTTGGACACTAAAACTCTAGTTGCAAAGCCTGCATTACTTGGGTTTTCAATTGAAAAGCGGATTCGCCCTAGGTATAATGTTTTGAACTTATTAGAGTCAAAGAAGCTGATAGAAAGTAAGATACAGTCCTTATTTATAAGTGAGAAGGATTTCAAGAAGAAGTTTGTTGATCAATACATACCTAAAGTCCCAGGTTTACTGGAGATGTATCTTGGTAGCAAAGAATCCAACAAGATTGATACAAGAAAAGTAAGTGAATGTATATACAAAGTAAATTACATTAGTAGTTAAATGTTGCTTCTAATTTGGGAAATCAAAAGTTATTTGTAGTTTATGCTCCACTTCAGTGGCTTAGTTTGAAATATAAATACTGTGAATTTTAGTTCTATGTATGTTATCTTTTATATTAGTTTAGGAGTTCAGCTTCGGTGAGTCATTTGTGATATTTGCatttctttatccttgatcatTCTTTTTCGTTTTTACCGTTTCCTTTATTTTTTCACTTGCCTATATCGCCTTTTTTTACAAATATATTTACTGGAAGCAATGATGTTTGAACTTAAGCATAATCATTCCTGAAAGTTCACAAATGATGCTAAGATGAAACTTTTGTTGTTTCGATGCTCTGTCAATCTTTAGGAGGACTGTTTACCTTTCACTTTCATATTGCAGCTTATGTTAAATTCTAGGATCTCTAAGAATATTAGAAAAAAGAAGAGTTGTTGTGAGAATTTGATGATAACAAACTTTAGAGAAGTCCCCTGTTGAGAATTCACAGTAGATAAACCTATAATTGCAGGACTTCCGCGTCAAAAAAGAGTCCGAGATTGGACTGCTATGACGTGTTATGCTTCTTGTGAACAGAAACCGTGTGTTTAAATGCATCCATAAGGGCATGCACTTTCCTAAATGTTTGTTCAGCTTTAGATATGTGGAGAAGAGCAGCTCTTGAATCCTATGGTACCTCTAAGATTGGGTATATATGAATCTGCTCTTTCAGTCTCCATCAAATTTCAGCTTGACGAGAATATACAAAAGGCCCCATATGTGCTTCAAGTACTTATCATGAAGTTCCCTAAAATTCTCCACTTcaaatttaaaaacaatttCTTAACTCAAATTGTAAAAATGGCTTTATGGGTGATCATCTTGCTCAGATTATAGTTTCAAATTCCTTTGGTATGCTTAGCTCTGTAGATTGTAAAACTGAACTATGTTTTGAGTTCTCAAGGTCACTTCTTCATAGTGATGAGAAAAGTATAGCAAATATTATGCTTTATCTATGTTTCCTTAACATTAATTTGAGTGTAAAATGCAATCAAATGTTGATTTCTTTCCTAGTCAAGGTCTAAGAATGTTTATATTGCGGTCTACAGTTATATTTCCAAAGCCTGAAATGATGGTTTTGCAGTGATGGTTGCTGTTAAGAATCTGAGCATTGAACCAACAGCTCGTCTATGCACACGAGCTCTTAGAGTAATGGTGCCAATGCGCTAGTTGAAGCAGAGGAAGAAAATTGAGTTCATGAATAACGAGGTGATGTAATCAGACTGGATAACTTCTCATCTGCTCACCTGTGAAGAAGAGCAGTTTTTGGAGTATGTGAGAAATCTGAAGTGGGATAGACATGATACAGTTAACAGTGTTTTGCAGGGATTATGCTTAGTTGGTTATGGCGAGGGTGATAATTGGGTTTAGAAGACTGTTTTGTCTGATCGACGCCATTACTCGCTCAGAAATGCAAGATATTGGCCAAGGTTGCTACGCTCGGGTGAGTTTATGTCATAAACTTGGTGATTCTCCTAGGATAAAACCATACTTCTGCAAATAGTGGTAAGAAAGTGGTAAGAACATCAGCTATTCCGTGTTTTTGGCATAGCTAAATGTTCCCAAGGTGAAGTTTTTATGTCAGCAAACGAGATGAGTTCTTGACTTTCTTCTTTGTACTCGAAATCTTTAACTGTCATAATCGTGTGTTACATGATCTATATATCATGACAAACCGGTTGATCTCTCCGTGTTAAAAAATTGACATCCTtaacggggcgtttggtattctattgagatagggataaggataaaggttgggatagggACAAGGATAAAtgattgggataaggataaaaatatgatagtcgggaattattattcaatgtttggtacgtgggatagggatagggataaaataatacattttactattttaaccttatttaaactacataacattaatttaagggataagatggacttttccatcctattaaaatcgcaggagcttatcccacctccttatacaccctcccctcttgggtataggatttgagggataagagtcTTATCATCCATTTGTCTcactcccaaacaaacacgggataacttatctcgtgttttttatccctatcccacctcatatatcccttctaacaaacgcCCCGTAATTGTCCAGTAGTAGATTGTGGCTTTTGAGGACAGTTGTGACTAGGCCAGTGGTTTCTTTTACCTATAACCATATATATGATGTAAacacaagaaaaacaaaaccgtGTCATATTACTTATACACATTTTATGCATAAAGGACATTTTGTATGGGAGAAGTGTTAGATagatgataaaattagttttggaGCCCTTAACTTAAgctaagcttttttttttttttttttttttgtgaaaattacacctaaaaaaaatattgtcccCTAAAAGATTGTAAAAAACGATAGGCGTTGGTCGGGTGGATAGGATTCTAGAGGATTAattggatttgtatttttatagggtctttttttttttgttaatcaacaaatttttatatgaattcaattaaaatatgtattatactatttaaaaataataaatttaaattattaatatagaaaaatacgtatatttaaaacatatatttttaaaaatatggaAACATCAACgtaatatcattgaaacaactcaaacaaataaaatataatgttcACAAGTAATATAACGATAGGTGCTAGCCAGGTAAGGCTTAAACGGTCCAGACGGTCTTGGTTTTGAATAGGGGTTCCATATAAGTTGGACTTAATAACTCTAAATATTTTggtcgaatttaaaaatattaagtttcaatttattatgaaattataaaaaagaataaaaatttgttttatatgcaattgatatataatagagaaataaaatattttaataatgtctaaaattaattcaacttgttaattttagtagtaaaattgtttttgattCCCAATATTAACggtaaaattgtactatttcaacgttagaggtaaatttGCTTTTAGCTCTTCAAAATTAGAGGAGTTTTGCATCTTAtcctatttattaaaaataaaaatttcaaacttacaattttatattcctctctttttttttttgaactaattttatatacctctcttaattttatttattattttttaatgaaataattGTCCTAACTTaaaaatcataattaaataaaaattaattaatcaattattatatattttggagtatcattataaaatataaaaacatagttgtcatttttaattttattctaatttgATTGTTCACTAACAAAAAGACTATAGAGTTCGACGAAAATAAAATTCGgtactatataattatttctaaaaatataaggattgaTTAgtgtaatatataaaaatataggaacttataaattattttactttaaatattaagataaataatttattagtcactACATTTTTACTCAACACATTATTTAATCCTTGTATTTTAGTAATACATCATTTAGTTCTCAAATTTTGTTATATTCAAtagttttttaaatatttaaattattaaacagTTAAATTCGATTAAAATGTTGAATAAAACAAAAGTTAAGGACTAAAttgtatattattaaaatacaaaaaCTGAACAGTGATTTAAGTAAAAACatatggactaataaattattgttattgGAAAATTTATATggaaattcacttttaaaaactTATCTACAATTATGTCGAGTGATagttagggatggcaacgggtactctacccgcgggtacccggcactagccgaccctaatgggactacacgtaccctatataaaagggtatgggacgggtatgggatcaaaaccattacccgttagggtaatgggaggTGTATGGAAAGACCccccagggtacccggtacccgttacccgtcataacttttgtatatattaaaaaatattattgtattttagatgtaaaatgtgagatttgaacaccaaatttttgtttttcgaccattaagtgataccactaaactactttatttttatggattaaggttcaatttgtttaatttttagatggatgatttattaaatttatactttgttaaatttataatttttttgttttatttattgattcttaacgggtaagggtaccccgCGGGTACctgtgaattaaatgggacgggtatgggatgcaaaacctatacccgttagggtaatggaaaGGGTacaggtaattaaaaaataaacgggtaagggtttgggattggcactacccgcgggtaccctacccgttgccatccctagtgaTAGTttcaattatgtcaaactaataaaattattgtttttcatatattttaagatttgatgtttataaattaaGGGTCTAGAATAAAATTTTTaaggtttagaatttatgaattggaatctataacttttaaattaaagtataaaagcatattttaGTTGTTatatagagaaaataataaaatattgagaattaattttgatgatatgatttagctgtaattttgtaaccaataataaaatattcatgtaaaaagcccattattttttatcataaatattatatagcttaaaattttatttttatacttaggGATAAGGTGAAAATATTCCCCTAACGTATTTAAGGAAGTGCAAATTTACCTCTAACGTATGAAAtcgtgcaattttaccctttctGTTGACAtacaatatcaattttaccccaacgttGTCAAACAAGATTTAATTTTAACTTACCTAACAGAAAATTTAAATAGACtgttttattgttatttaattatcacattagacattttaaacgattatgtataaaaaaaattattctgtTACTAACATAGTTACAAATACCTTGTCGAAATGACAATATTTAAATATGTCAGATAcaagttaattacaaaaaaaaatgtataaaatacttactatgttattaaaatatgtataaaCAAACTTATTTGGAGATTCGATCTGATAGTCGAATAATCGTCAAATCAGTCAGTTCAAATTTTTTCTTACTTAGCAACGTTAGGGGTACATCTAAACTTCCCCAAAAACATTAAGTGAAAAATTTGGACCTTATtccttttatataaattatatttaatggtaaaggctatggttactttgttttttacaaagtaagccttattttgtgtgttttcaccattggattaattttatgctccatcatccaatggtgaaaacacattacttggtactttgtcaaaaacaaagtaatcataGAAGGCACCTATATTTAATAATTagagataaggtgcaaaaatatttcTAATGTTTGTAGTCAGTAGCAATTTTACATATAAAGTCTGAAATTGTGCAATTTCACCCCTAACTTTGGCAagttgggttaattttagacattattataaaatacatatattttgtttaaaaaaatcatattaatatcattaaaaaaaatcatattaatAGAAtgtgagattaatatttataaattcggtgaaatattttgaaatttctttgTTCAACGatagtataatttttaattttttatgtgtaatcatatgtttattatCTGTGGCTAATGGTGATAAAATGGCTcggatgacaagattcatggcaaaaaaagacagtttgatgaattatttcacAAATTGATCCAGCTTGACAACGtcaaagtaaaattgctcttgaccgcCAACTTTAGAGGcaaaaattataccattttacacattaagaataaaattgctcctgaccgtAAATATTACGGAtgtttttacaccttatccctaatAATTACTACTAATAAACAGACCTATTAATGCTATTTTAGGTCCTGAATCTTGCTTAGAAAAAAACAATGgaaatttacacagaaattcacatttgaaaaactatttacaactatatcaaatcataattttgaattatatcaaactaataaaattattacttttaaaaaattaaaatttataaattaagggtcTATAATATAATGCTAAGAGTTTGGCATTTATGAATTgggatttaaactttttaaattaaatgtaaaaacatattttatttgATGAATATAGAAACAATTAACCTattgagaattaagtttgataatatgatttagttgtaattttatagtcaattatgatattcatgtaaacaGCCCAAAAAACAAACGGATCTAAACGGGTTATTTTCTCCGATTATAACCCGACTTATTGGAGACGATCCGGGGCGGGTATGAACGGTTGTAGCTCAAACTCTATGCTGAGGGCGGCAATCCAGACTCCATTACATCTACGGTCGCATCTTCACATTTCAATTCTTACAGCTTCCAAAATTTTCTCTCACTTCTACTACGTCACCTAAACCCGTAACTTCTTCATTTACAGTTGAATTCCTCGTCAATGAATGTGGACTTCCTCTGAGATCTGCTGTTTCTATCTCCGACAAATTTCAGCTTGATAGGAATCCGCAAAAGCTTCATTCTGTGCTGCAATTCCTCAAATCTCATCAGTTCAGCGATAGTCAGGTAACCAGATTGATCATTAAGTACCCTAGAATTCTTCACTCGAAAGTTAAAGACACTCTCCAGCCCAAATTTGATTACTTGGTCAAAAATGGCTTCGCCGGTGAGCTTCTTCCGCAGTATATTATTTTATCGGTTTTCAAGCGACAGCCATGTTGTCTAGCTTTTTCagagaagaaaatcaagaatgCCATGGAATTCTACCTGAATACATTGGAGTTGAAGCCTCAAAATTTAATTGAACTCCCTGTATTACTTGGGCTTTCAATTGAAAAACGGGTTCGTCCTAGGTATAATGTTCTGAAGATATTAGAATCAAAGAAGCTGATAGAAGGgatcaagaagaaaaagccCTTTTTGATAAGTCAGGAGGAGTTTCAGAAGAAATATGTTGATCAATACATACATAAGATACCAGGTTTACCAGACATGTACAAGGAACCCAAAAAGATTAGCATGTGAATGTGATACAACAGAAGTAAGTTTATTCATGCCAATTAACATACATTAGTAGTTAGTGTTGCTTCTAATTTGACAAACCAGAAGTTATTTATAGTTTCATGGTTTTCGGTGGCTAATTTTGAAATGCAAAGGCTATAAATGTAGTTCAATGTATGTTATTCTGGATTTTAATTTAGGAGCTCAGTTGTGGTGTATCATTTGTGATACATTTATTTTTGCTTCTATCCTAGATCATTCTTTTGCCTTTTCACCATTTGCCTATAGTCGCCTTTTGGTCGTAAACAATATATACACTGAAAGCATTAATTATATTGGAACTGCAGCATAAGCGTTTCACAAAGCTCACAAATGACACTAACAAGAAAATTTTGCTTACTTTGTTGCtatgagtaatgaaataattaggacaaaagtaggggttacatct
The window above is part of the Euphorbia lathyris chromosome 3, ddEupLath1.1, whole genome shotgun sequence genome. Proteins encoded here:
- the LOC136221951 gene encoding transcription termination factor MTERF8, chloroplastic-like, translating into MASKLGNNLIRNVFSQIQKRFLQSSATLSSTPPLPNTATSSSSFTVQFLVNACGLPLKSAISVSNKIQLDETNPQKPQSVIQLLKSHHFSDTQVAKLIVSHPRILNVKVKSNLQPKLEYFVENGFAGELLPQIIVSNPSAIFWSLDSKIKPCVEFLRSFLHSNEKIATAIMRTRWLLDVDRIVRSNVNFLMKEGVPSHGIGKIILFGRVLSQNPETVIYAVNAVKNLGLEPNAPMFIHALRVMVSMPPLIWQKKIGFMKSIGWNEEEILKAFNRYPYCLAFSEAKIKNAFHFYLNTMKLDTKTLVAKPALLGFSIEKRIRPRYNVLNLLESKKLIESKIQSLFISEKDFKKKFVDQYIPKVPGLLEMYLGSKESNKIDTRK